One Cupriavidus pauculus genomic window, ACGTACCATGGCATCGTCACCTGGCCGGGCTTCGCCCCGCCGGCCGTCGGCGGCAGGCTGCGCAGATAGCCGACCAGCGCGGCGAAGTCCTCGTTGGACAGGCGGTTGTAGTCCTCGCTCGGCATGACCAGCAGCGGCCGGCCGGACGGCGCGACGCCATGGCGAATCGCCAGATCCCAGTCCTGCGGCCGGTAGTTCGCGATGGTGGGATTGGCCGAGGTCAGATCCGGCGAACGCACATAGAATCCGTTGGGTTCGTCGAACACCACCTTGCCGGCGCCGTTGGCGCCGTGGCACTCCATACAGCCCCGCGACAGATAGAGGTACTTCCCATGCGCGAGCGAGGCCGCGTCATCGACATAGGCAACCGGTGGCAGTTCCGGCACCTTGACCGTCCGCTGCATTTTCTGGCCGCCCCAGTACCAGGTGCCGCCGACGGCGATCACCACGACCACGACGAAAGTAACCAGTGCGGCCGAGGCAATCCGGAAGAAACGCGCGATATCCATGGGGAGCCCTCTCTTTTCTTATGGTGCCGCCCGATTCCAGCGGGGCGGGCATTCGCGATCTGTGCGCGATGGTACAGACTTCGCGCGGGCCATCGACCCGATGTTTTTCGGCTCCGCACGCTTTGCGCGCAGGCGCCCTACCAAAATTCCGCTAAAGATGCCAGCCCCAACAAGGCACCCTCGTCCCGCCTATCTCTGGCCTCAAACAGCCGTTGGCGGCCTTACAGTGCGGTCTAGCCTCGGGATCGTGTGACCATATAAAACCCGAAAACGAACAGATCCGCATGACGCCAGATTCGGCCGCCAATTCGCGCAACACGCCCAACGCGACGCACGCCCCCGCGATCGCGCCGGCGCCCCTGCCAGCCCCCGCCCTGCCGTGGCGCCCCCTGCTGCTGGCCGGCGTCGGCGCGTTCGTGCTGGCGGCGTCCGGTATCTGGCTGTCCCGGCTGCCCGGCAATGCCGCCGCGCTATGGCTGGCCAACGCGTTCGGCCTCGGCATGCTGCTGCAGCGGCCGCGCTATGAGGCACGGTGGCTGCTGGCCGCCATGTTCGCGGGCTGCCTGCTCGCCAACTGGGTGGGCGGCGATTCCGTCATCGTGGCGGTGCTGCTCTCCTGCGCTAACCTGCTGGAAATTGTCTGTTCGGTGACGTTGCTGCGGCTGATGAGCGCCCATATGGGGAACGTGCGCTCAGGGCCGCTTGCCAGTTTCGCGCTGACGCTCGGGGTGGCCGCGACGGTCGGGCCGGCCGTGGGGGCGCTGGCGGGCGCGGCGGCGCTCGCCCAGGCGTATGGCACGCCGTTCACGCGCGTCTGGTGGACCTGGTGGAATGCGAGCGCGCTCGGCATGGTCATGCTGCTGCCGCTGATGGTATCGGTCACGCGTGCGCGCGTCAGCGCGACGTTCCAGCGCGGCCTGCTGGTGCGTCTGACGATCCTGCTGGTCATCTCGGTGGCCATCGGCGCGGTCGCGGTCCTGCAGTCGCATGACCCATTTGTCGCGATGTCGCTGCCGCTCGTGGTGGTGGCGCTGCTCAGCAACCCGTTCGCGACGGCTGTGCTGACGCTGATCTCGACCCTCGCGGCGGAGCTGTTCGCGCTGGCGTCGGGCGCGCCCGACGTGGCAATGCAAAGGCTGCCGCTCTCGGCGGCCGCGATCATGGTATTTCCGGTCTGCATCGCGCTGATGACCGAACAGAACCGCGCCGGCCGCGCGCATCTGCGCAACAGCGAGCGCCGCTTCCGGCAGGCCATGGAACACTCGGCCATCGGCATGGCGCTGGTCGGCCTCGACGGACGCTGGCAGATGGTCAACCGCGCGCTGACCGACCTGCTCGGATACAGCCCCGACGAATTCCGCGGCCGCCCGTTCCAGCTCATGACCCATCCGGACGACCTCGCCGCGGACCTGCGGCAGGTGGAACGGCTGCTGGCCGGCGAGATCGATTCGTACCGCATGGAGAAACGCTACCGCCACAAGGAAGGGCACTACCTGTGGGCGCTGCTCGCGGTATCGCTCGTGCGCGACGAGATCACCGGCGAACCCGTCCACTTCATCTCGCAGGTGGAAGACATCAACAGCCGTCGCCTGGCCCAGGAGCAGATGGAACAGCTGTCGCGCCGCACGCAGCTTGCCGTGGAAGCGGGTGGCGTGGGGATCTGGGAATGGGATTTCACGAACGCGTCCATCACGTGGGATGCGCGGATGCACGCGCTGCACGGCACCACGCCGGAGCTCGGCACGCCGACGCTGGCCGAGTGGATCGCGATGCTGCACCCCGAGGACGTGAGCCGCGTGAGCAGCGAGATGCGCCAGGCCATCCGCGGCCTGCAGCGCTTCGATACCGAGTACCGCATCGTGCGGCCGACCGGAGAGATCCGCCACGTGCGCGCGATGGCGATGGTGTCGCGGCAGGAGGACGTGCGCGCCGGCGATCGCGACAGCGGCATGACGCGCGCGCTCGTCGGCACCAACTGGGACACCACGGAACAGCGCCGGCTGACCTCGGCGCTGTTCGAGGAAAAGGAGCGGCTGCAGATCACGCTGCGCTCCATCGGCGACGCGGTAATCTGTACCGATGCCGCGATGCGCGTGACGTTCCTGAACCCGATCGCCGAGCAGCTGACCGGCTGGAGCATGGACGCCGCGATGGGCCAGCCGCTCGAGCAGGTGTTCCGCATCGTCGATGAACTGACCGGCGAGGTGATTCCGAGCCCGGTCGAGCAATGCCTGCAATCGCTGCGCCCCGCCTACCTGCAGGAGGGCGCCGTGCTGCAGAGCCTGACCGGCGAGCGCCACGACGTGCAGGACTCCGCCGCGCCGGTGCTCACCGGCAATGGCGACGTGCTCGGCGCGGTGCTCGTGTTCCAGGACATCACGAGCTCGCGCGCGCTGCAGCGCGAACTCGCACATTCGGCCACGCACGATGCGCTGACGGGCCTGCCCAACCGCGCGTGGTTCGAGAAGAAGCTGCGCGAGGCCTGCGAATCGGCGCGCCAGCACGGCCATCGCAGCGCGCTGTGCTTTATCGACCTGGACCGCTTCAAGATCGTCAACGACACGGCCGGACACGGCGCCGGCGACGTGCTGCTGCGCGAACTCGGCTACGTGATCCGCCACCATGTGCGCCCCGACGACCTGCTCGCGCGCCTCGGCGGCGACGAATTCGCGCTGCTGCTCAAGGACTGCACCGTCGATCAGGCCGACCATGTGTGCCAGAAGGTCATCGATGCGATTCGCGGCCGCCGCTTTCCGTGGGACGGCCGCGTCTACGACGTGGGCGCCAGCATCGGCATCGCGGCCATCGACAGCGAAGTGCCGCCGGTCGGCGAACTGATGAGCCGCGCCGACGTGGCCTGCTACGCGGCAAAGGCCGCGGGCCGCAACCGCGTATCGGTCTACCGCCGCGACGAAAGCGACGCGCGCCGCCACCACCGCGAACTCGAAGTCGCGGCGGGCATCCACTCCGCGCTCGAGGCCAACCGCTTCCGCCTGTATGCGCAGGAGATTCGCGCGCTGCGGCCCGAGTCGGACCCCGCCTGCCATATCGAGATCCTCGTGCGGATGGTCGACGAGAACGGCACGCTGATCATGCCCGGCGCGTTCATCCCGGCCGCCGAGCGTTACGACCTGATGGGCCATATCGACCGCTGGGTCATCCGCAACGTGCTGCACGACTTCGGCCCGCGCCTCGCGGCGATTCCCGGGTTGTCGGTATCGATCAACCTGTCGGCCAACTCGCTCGGCGAACCGTTCCTCCTGCCCTTCCTGCACGCCGCGCTCGACGAATCCGTGCTGCCGGCCCGGCGCATCCGGCTGGAGATTACCGAGACCGCGCTGATCAACAACATGTCCGCCGCCAACCGCCTGGTCGCCGAGATGCGCCGGGCAGGCTGCACGGTCGCGCTCGACGACTTCGGGGCCGGGCTGTCCTCGTTCTCTTACCTGAAGCAGTTTCCGGTCGATTACCTGAAGATCGACGGCAGCTTTATCCGCAACCTCGCCGACAACGTCGTGGACCGCGAGATCGTGAGCTCGATCAACGATATCGGCCATCGCCTCGGCGTGCGCACGGTGGCGGAGTCCGTCGAGGACGAACAGACCCTGCATACGCTGCGCGCGATCGGCGTGGACTATGCGCAGGGCTATGTGATCGGCCGCCCGATGCCGCTCGAGAGCTTTATCGCCGGCGCCACGCACCAGGCGGCGGAAACGCCGCCCGCGCCCTGACCCCTTCCTGAAGTCGTTCGGATTTCCGAACACTTGCACGCCACCGCCGTTCGGACTCCCGGACGGCGCGGCCGGCGCACTTCCATTTCCCCTTTGTATTCATGGCCTTACATCAGGCCAGGCGGTCCCGCGCGCTGGCATGGCTCGTGCGATTCCGGGGCGCGCGTTTTTTCGCGCCGCGTTTCCCATAACGAGAAAGCTGCCACAGGAAGACAAACCCCACGATGAAACTCAAACGACTGCCCACCCTGATCTTCATCGCGATGCTGCTCGGCGTACTGGCCGGCACCGCGGCGCACCATCTGGCCCCCGACGCGGACACCGCGAAATCGATCGCCGATCATCTCTCCATCCTGACCGACGTGTTCCTGCGGATGATCAAGATGATCATCGGCCCGCTCGTGTTCGCGACGCTCGTCTCGGGCATCGCCAGCATGGGTGACGGCCGGGCCGTCGGCCGAATCGGCGCCAAGGCGATGCTGTGGTTCGTGGGCGCGTCCGTCACGTCGCTGCTGCTGGGCCTGATCATGGCCAACGTGCTGACGCCGGGCCACGGCATGAACCTGCCGCTGCCGCCGGCCGACGCGGTATCCAGCGTCAAGACCGCCTCGCTGAACCTGCGCGACTTCATCGCGCACATGTTCCCCAAGAGCTTCGTGGAGGCGATGGCCACCAACGAGATCCTGCAGATCGTGGTGTTCTCGCTGTTCTTCGGCTTCGCGCTCGGCACCGTCAAGGACGGCGTTGGCAAGCCCGTACTCGCCGGCATCGAAGGCCTCGCGCAGGTCATGCTCAAGGTCACCAACTACGTCATGGCATTCGCGCCGATCGGCGTGTTCGGCGCGATCTCCGCGGTCATCACGGCGCAGGGCCTCGGCGTCCTGGCCGTGTACGCCAAGCTGCTGGGCAGCTTCTATCTGGCGCTGGCGCTGCTGTGGGCCGCCCTGCTTGCCGGTGGCGCGCTCTTCCTCGGCCGCGGCGTGTTCTCGCTGCTGCGCGCGCTGCGCGCCCCGCTGATGATCGGCTTCGCCACGGCGAGCAGCGAGTCGGCCTACCCGAAGGTCATCGAGCAGCTCACGCGCTTCGGCGTCAAGCCGCGCATCACGAACTTCGTGCTGCCGCTCGGCTATTCGTTCAACCTCGACGGTTCCATCATGTACACGTCGTTCGCCGCGCTGTTCGTCGCGCAGGTGTACGGCATCCATCTCTCGCTGACGCAGCAGATCACGATGCTGCTGGTGCTGCTGGTGACCAGCAAGGGTATTGCCGGCGTGCCGCGCGCCTCGCTGGTCGTCGTGGCCGCGGTGCTGCCGATGTTCGGCCTGCCCGAGGCCGGCATCCTGCTCGTGCTCGGTATCGACCACGTGCTGGACATGGGCCGTACCGTGACCAACGTGCTCGGCAATGCCATCGCCACCACGGTGGTCGCACGCAGCGAAAACGCGATTGGCGCACCCGATCTTTCCGAAGATGAGGAAGACGAGGACATCGACAGCCGCGACGTCTCCACGCAAGGGGCAGGCCTGGGCACGAGTCAGGTTCTGGCCGGCAAGTAACATCGCCGCCAGCCCATGCGAGGGCCCTGCCGCCGATCCGGTGGCAGGGCCTTTTTTCATGGCTTGACGTTGTCTCAGCAATAATTGCTTAGTCAATATTTGTCTGCGCCGATTTCTCTCGGGCTTTGCCTTGATGTGGTAAAAGGGCTGCCATGCAGCACGAAGACCCCGTCATTCCGTCCACCGTCGCCACACCCGCAAGACCCCGCGTCGCGCTCTCCCTGTTGGCCCTGCTGGTGCTTGCCGCGCTGATCGCCGCGGCGGGCTGGTTCGGCTATCGCTATACCTACGACGGCGCGCTCGCCCGCCAGGCCGAGCGCGGCCAGGTTCAGCTGCGGCTCTATGCGCAGGCGCTCGACAGCGAGCTCGCGC contains:
- a CDS encoding c-type cytochrome, translating into MDIARFFRIASAALVTFVVVVVIAVGGTWYWGGQKMQRTVKVPELPPVAYVDDAASLAHGKYLYLSRGCMECHGANGAGKVVFDEPNGFYVRSPDLTSANPTIANYRPQDWDLAIRHGVAPSGRPLLVMPSEDYNRLSNEDFAALVGYLRSLPPTAGGAKPGQVTMPWYVRGLYGAGVVKDAAEKIDHALPPASAVAAAPTVAYGAYVANACMGCHGASLRGGKIPGAPPDWPDAANLHADSRAMKPYEDAAGFVNMMRTGKRPDGTDVSRVMPFASFAYMNDTDLEALHRYLRSLK
- a CDS encoding diguanylate cyclase, encoding MTPDSAANSRNTPNATHAPAIAPAPLPAPALPWRPLLLAGVGAFVLAASGIWLSRLPGNAAALWLANAFGLGMLLQRPRYEARWLLAAMFAGCLLANWVGGDSVIVAVLLSCANLLEIVCSVTLLRLMSAHMGNVRSGPLASFALTLGVAATVGPAVGALAGAAALAQAYGTPFTRVWWTWWNASALGMVMLLPLMVSVTRARVSATFQRGLLVRLTILLVISVAIGAVAVLQSHDPFVAMSLPLVVVALLSNPFATAVLTLISTLAAELFALASGAPDVAMQRLPLSAAAIMVFPVCIALMTEQNRAGRAHLRNSERRFRQAMEHSAIGMALVGLDGRWQMVNRALTDLLGYSPDEFRGRPFQLMTHPDDLAADLRQVERLLAGEIDSYRMEKRYRHKEGHYLWALLAVSLVRDEITGEPVHFISQVEDINSRRLAQEQMEQLSRRTQLAVEAGGVGIWEWDFTNASITWDARMHALHGTTPELGTPTLAEWIAMLHPEDVSRVSSEMRQAIRGLQRFDTEYRIVRPTGEIRHVRAMAMVSRQEDVRAGDRDSGMTRALVGTNWDTTEQRRLTSALFEEKERLQITLRSIGDAVICTDAAMRVTFLNPIAEQLTGWSMDAAMGQPLEQVFRIVDELTGEVIPSPVEQCLQSLRPAYLQEGAVLQSLTGERHDVQDSAAPVLTGNGDVLGAVLVFQDITSSRALQRELAHSATHDALTGLPNRAWFEKKLREACESARQHGHRSALCFIDLDRFKIVNDTAGHGAGDVLLRELGYVIRHHVRPDDLLARLGGDEFALLLKDCTVDQADHVCQKVIDAIRGRRFPWDGRVYDVGASIGIAAIDSEVPPVGELMSRADVACYAAKAAGRNRVSVYRRDESDARRHHRELEVAAGIHSALEANRFRLYAQEIRALRPESDPACHIEILVRMVDENGTLIMPGAFIPAAERYDLMGHIDRWVIRNVLHDFGPRLAAIPGLSVSINLSANSLGEPFLLPFLHAALDESVLPARRIRLEITETALINNMSAANRLVAEMRRAGCTVALDDFGAGLSSFSYLKQFPVDYLKIDGSFIRNLADNVVDREIVSSINDIGHRLGVRTVAESVEDEQTLHTLRAIGVDYAQGYVIGRPMPLESFIAGATHQAAETPPAP
- a CDS encoding dicarboxylate/amino acid:cation symporter; the protein is MKLKRLPTLIFIAMLLGVLAGTAAHHLAPDADTAKSIADHLSILTDVFLRMIKMIIGPLVFATLVSGIASMGDGRAVGRIGAKAMLWFVGASVTSLLLGLIMANVLTPGHGMNLPLPPADAVSSVKTASLNLRDFIAHMFPKSFVEAMATNEILQIVVFSLFFGFALGTVKDGVGKPVLAGIEGLAQVMLKVTNYVMAFAPIGVFGAISAVITAQGLGVLAVYAKLLGSFYLALALLWAALLAGGALFLGRGVFSLLRALRAPLMIGFATASSESAYPKVIEQLTRFGVKPRITNFVLPLGYSFNLDGSIMYTSFAALFVAQVYGIHLSLTQQITMLLVLLVTSKGIAGVPRASLVVVAAVLPMFGLPEAGILLVLGIDHVLDMGRTVTNVLGNAIATTVVARSENAIGAPDLSEDEEDEDIDSRDVSTQGAGLGTSQVLAGK